In Styela clava chromosome 6, kaStyClav1.hap1.2, whole genome shotgun sequence, the genomic window ACTAAACTTCTTGATAAGATGAACGTAATGACACTCACGGGTTAACCAAATTTCATGGTAAATATTAGTGTATCAATCAATAGACCGACATTGTTCAAGTAGATTTTTGAAGAGGCGTTAATTACACCAAAAGTATCAAAATATACCAATAGTCGTCACAATAGGTCGACTCGAAAAGTGATATCTACATGTATAATTAATTACgtaacaaaattaatttattttttaaaagctTTTCTCGCCTTTTTCGAAAAACTATTCAactccattttcaaatttactttgtatttctccactataatatttttataaccaATTACACTATGATATTGGTTGACATTTTTTCGGCAGTATTATATACATCATCATTCTGACCGGACTTGTTAGCAAGACAAATTCTTATTCATGATAGCTTGTCTACAATAACATACCTACACCAAGACAAAAATAACTAAGAAATTTATAGAATGAAATCAGTATCAGTAGGCGGATTTGGGGTCTTGTGGTAGATTAAAATTTGATGGATTAAAAGGAAAAATTCCTATCAGCATGAACGCAATATTTGCAGATGTGCGGACAGGACAAATTTGTTACAGTTTCAAACAAATGGTAGACAAATGCCACGTTAAAATGTAATGATATAATGCAAAGCCGTATGTACAATTATTTCCAATCGTACCGAGACGGCAAAGTCATGGGGGaaagtgaaataaaaacaatcatATATTGTATGGCCATCGTAGCACAATGTCGGCATGTAAGCGACTGACAGACGTTTGTTTTGCTTGGGTTTCGGTTAATACGAAACGGGTCGTTTGAGGCTTTCAATGTCACGATACTTTCGTATGTTAcctattcaaaataaagattttGTACGTGTAGTAACAGCCATTATGAATAAGAAAGACAAAAACGTAAATCGTTATGTGTTATTCTTGGCATGAGTTACGTTAGATACAGCGCCGCTGCGTCGATTTACTATAATTTCTTCCAGGTGCACATCGATTGCACAATATCCACTGCAAAAATTTGATTGCGGAGCATCGGCAATGTATTGACATATAGCAGTTTCTTTTGTTATCCTGttttattatacaaataaataatgcTAAATTGAATGGtatgatatgaaaatatttcagaaatttcCGCGACGGATCACAATCTGCTGATCCTGCTCTCAATCGGAATATAAACGGAGATGTAGAGCAAgccagaaatattttaaatcggTGCAACACTTCACAGGACTCCAGGCGAGCAGCAACAGAGGAGGTATATTCTTCAATCAAGTCTCATAAATGTGGCATCAGTAATAACAAACGAAAATGTAGAACTGATTTTATAATAGGTTTAAATGATAATCAAGGTAGATGTGAATAGCTTTTTGCAAACATGACCCATACCTATCACAATAGCTTGGCTCAATCGTGTTTTGCAAAAAACATTGCAGTATGTTACGCAAAAACAGGTTATTATTTTCATTCCCAATTATTTTAACGTTTTTCGACCGGTgcgtgaataaaatttatctgaTCTTGCCGGCCCGACGGTGTTTTGAAGGCGGGGACCCTTGGTATAGGCAAATTTGGCTCAAATCTTAGCGACATTGCGTGAACGTTCCAGTCTTGCATTCGTGATTTTTACATATTGCTTGAAATTTCTATCTAAATATTCATATCTTTGGAACAATCTTGAAAATTATTATGGATGGTTcaactagtttttttttatttaactaGAGTCTACTAACTACTTGAATAAAGACTACTTATTATCAACAATATGAAACCAGAAACATTTATTAATTGAAAATCCCTTATTGGTAGCATAAGTACACGGCGTCGTTATTCCGTAATGAAACCCGATAGTTTAAATGTATTCTGTGAAAGCTTTCAATCCCTACTGTCGGACAAAAGTCTATTCGTAGCGTACAACGATATTAATGACAAACTTACAATGGTTAAGTAGTGGATTCCATGTCatacatgaatatatatatgtaccaaGCCACGATGCTCTCATTCATATGAAGTCACCGGAAAATCGTCCTAGTGAAGATGTCAATAGGGCCATTTAAAATTCTGGTCCAAATTCaaaagaaaatccaaattttaaaagaatttcattttgatGAATATCAACATAGGTAAAAGCTAAATGCGCATTCTGTGGGATAATCAGTCCTTTAATTGAGTGAATACAAACGCtgagaaacaaaaataaattaatataaaggaaataatattttgtcatacataaattagaaatatgaaatgaaaaaatgactcgaaaaatatgtcaaattgtAGTTCTTCCCAGATTTGAATTGTGTATTTACATGTTCCGGTACCTACAAAACGACAACTATAATGAATTACATCAGATATCACTTTACAAAGTCACAAATTATACTGAGATACACCAAATATTCACATCGACACGAAtcaaattctttttatttcgcaatttttgttgcaacttttttaagtttttcattaataaatcacaaaaattttcagaataaaatattgtgTACAAACACTCATATTCATAATTGCTATTTCAGGTTCTCTTTCACTTACAAGAAAAATTCCATCCCGCCACACTGCCTTCAGTACGGAAACTATTTCGAGCCAACGACCCAAAAGGAGAAGGACGAGTCCCAAAGGAAGCTTTTTCCCGAGTTCTTTGGCAGCTTTACGGATATTTAACAACAAGACAAATACAGAACGTTTTGCAAAGGTAAGGTATAAGATGCAGCTGGTcgcaaaaattaatatttcagtCTAGTATGGTATGATGCTAGCGTGGTATGTTTCTCACAATTTGTTAACTTTCATATAAAGTATCGTCCTATGCGACAGTTAATGAAATTATTCACAACAactgtaaaatttcaattgtaactATGGTTGGATAGATGAGCAGCACATGCAACGGTTCAAAAtcctatattttcattttgttcttGTGGGTTTTGTTAAGCTAATTTTGTTGCCTCCAGACCGTATATATATTACTCAAAAATTCAAGAGAATTGAACTTCGCCAATAATGTGTACTACGGCTATGCCATCAATTCTGTCttcttgatatttttgattCAAAGACTTGGAATTGAATTAGTCTAATACTGGCCCTGTTAGTTAATATCGCTGATGTATTTATCGGTAGTAGTCGTTAGATTCAGCAAATGACTGTTTATGATTCAGACGAATTCACTAGACATTCACAGTGCATTAATCAACCATTCTCAATGTTTCCTATCAGACTTGACCTGGATAAGCAAGACTGCATTTCTTTTGATGATTTTCACACACAATTACGAAGTTTCGGTTCTGGTGGCGAACCTGTAAAGTCGGTTTCGAATTGGGTAAAAGCAGTTAACTCTCTATCAGCAAATCATGCAAGGTCACTGCCAGCAACAAATGAAAGGGTAAGCGAAACTTGATCGTTCAAAATCGTGATCGTGACGTTCAAAGTTATCAGCATGTGCTATTCCATTAGCCAATGAAAATATGATACAGTTTTAACAATGGAGCAGTGCTCTAATTCGTAGGCGCAAAGGTTTGGTGACTAACCGCAGTAGTCAATCCTTCTAAGGCAGAAATATGTCATCTAATCATTCAAAAGCtcaaaatcaacattttttcacaacaagcCCAACAAAAACAACAAGTTTGCTAcaaaacgatatatatatatatatatatatatatagactttgtatccagaaataaaaaaaaaattgtaatttattttacgAAGCAACTTGCATCAGAAATTGTAATAAATGAACAACATGACATCGACACATTTATTTAACAAACGAAACGtcaattttcacattttttgcgGTGTCCCTGAAAAGGTACAATTGCAAGAAAAGAACGGTTGGTTAATTTAACCGAACAcaacttatttattttcattaggCCTCACTGCCACCTTCAACATCTCGATCTGTTCGATCTGCCCGGGGTTCGAGACCAGACATCAGCGACTCTGCCACAACTTGCTGGAACACACTGcgtgaaaaagttcaaaaagAGTAAATTTTGTTTCGTAATTTAGggaaaatttaacaaaacaaaagTCTACAAATGACAATATGAATTATAAACAATTGCTAGCCATATCACTCTCGGGGAGAAACTAGGAAAATTGTAACAACCGCTATTTAAAAACATCCTGATAAATGTAACATTAACATATTTTTCAGGGATTTCGATCCAGAACACGTATTTCCTTCAGTATGCTTAGGAGAAGGAGCCTTCGTCGTACCAGCTCAATTTCACGAGTGTCTGAGAAGATTGAAAATAGCTGCGACCGATGATGACGTTGCTAAAATATATAGAAGGTACAGAAAGTGTCAAAATGTGTTATCACTTCAGTTCATTAAATAAAGTCGAACGTGTTTTATGGGTCGTTACACCAAGCATTACAGGAGCCAGTAAGTGGTATGGTGCTCAGTATAGCCGTCAAATTAGATAGGGCTCAAAATCAGCTAACCGTCTGTACGATCTCAAAACAGTAAGGCCACCAATGACGAATGCACTTCACGTTCGCTGTGTATTTCTGTTTGGTATACGTAGCCTAGACTAGAACAACATCTGACAAATAGGTTAACATATGTGGTTATTGAAATGCAACAAACATTTTAGTAATCACTTGCAAGATAATGTTCAATTACAATTTACAGAATGGACGGAGCTAGTCCTTATGCTGTTCATACAAAACGACTTTTTGAACTGCTTGGCCTCGATCCGGATACTGGAAGATATATGAAAGTAAAACCTCAGTCAAGACATGCCCAGATAACTCCCCCGAAGACCCCGTCCACGGGAAGCAGAACAAGGTACTGTTTTTAATCACGATTGCGCAATCGATTAGCAccattatattttataataagtacaaaatcagataattaactcataataataatattttccagCGACAGAGAACCAGATCTGAAAAGACCACGCACATCTCATGGTAATAAAACGAGTAATTTTCTCAATAAATGCTCTTTGAACATCCTGAAATGAAATATTGCTTATTCTGTTTGAACTGTAGGTGCAAAGGAATACGAAGAAAGGCCGATTTCGGTTGCTCGACCCAGAACTTCTTTAGACAGAAGTAGAATTTATGACGGAGATATCTTGCAGCTCATCAGTAAAAAGGTACATAAATCGCGATCATGCTGTTCATTCAGATTTAATCCCGCATGAGATCTGACGTGGATACACGTCGAAACCCGAAAATAGAATTTGTAATTCGACCCAAACTATTCGACAACTAATATTTAATGACAATTGCTTCTTGAAGAGATATACCGACTTGTGAAGCTTCCAATGATTTTGTAAGGCCACGACACGATATTTTTTAGATTCAAGGTCCGGGTCCAGAGTCGAATTCCAGGCCCCGGATCCTAACTTGAATCCGGTCCATTCTAACCAGTATGTATATCTTTGGTCACAAATAAAAGTATCGTATTGGCAGCTGGAAGAAGGACAATCGCAACTACAAAGGGCTTTACAAGCACGAGATTGTCATGAAAAGGGAGAACTCACCAAAGCTGATCTTCGCTTTGCTCTTGCGGAACTAGGTTTGCCGATCAAGGCGACAGATCTTGAGCATTTCTTAGTGAGGTAATGGTAATTTATATTCATATGCTGAATAAGTTCTAAATTAGGCACCAAGGAAGGGTATcttttaaaatgagaaaaaaatagaaaaaatcttCCACAATCAAGATGTCGATTGGGTATCTACAATAAATTGTGTCCACAAAAAAAAAGACTTCACATTAACGTACATAAAATATTCTTATTGTTTTCCAACTGGGTCGGGTCTCGTTCTCTCAAAAAATCATTGCCCACTGGGACTTAATGACGTGAAAAGCGAGCATTCTATAGCACATATTGTTTAAATTGTCCATATTTGCAATTAGACAAATTGTACAATTTGCTGCTCCATTCTTCACTGGCTCATCATTGTCCTAATGAATTAACATCCTAGATGAATTTCTTTAACATCGGCCTGAGAAGATGCGTTAACCAGAAATTAGTGTCCTAATTTGTGTTTTACAAATGTGTTTTTGTCTTCAACTTCGACAGAAATGGATTAAGAAGAAAGGATCAACGAGTCAATTACAAATTGTTGATGCGCCGTTTGCAAACCCGGTCGAATCGAGGCCTTTTGCATAAGGTTATGAGAAATCTTGATCACACGTGAGTTACACTTCCACTTGTTAGCTGATGATCTTATTATTAATtgcatttaatttatttttaaattatgataTCTGATTGCGCCATCGCTGTACAGATGAGCAAATATTGCTAGACGTTTCGCAAATCAAATGGTTTTGTTATAGATTCCACAGAGGTGTTCCAAACGTATCACCAGGTGGCGTAAGTGCTCCAGTGTTGGAAGCCATATTGCTTGACTCATTTCAACATGAGTTTTTAGAGTTGTTGGCGGTAATGAAACATCGCGATTCAGAAGGAACCGGTATCCTATCTTTGGTAAATATATAAACTTTTACTTTCTAACGTTAGTAACATTTACTTATCAACACGTCATTATTGCAAAAGTCTTTATTTCTAGACTGATTTCCGTACAGCTTTACAATCACGATTCAGCGTAATATTCACTGAAGAGGCATGGGAAGTATTCGTAGCTTCACCCTTCATAAAACTTGTACCGCCACCTCCTGGATCTCACGGCAAAGACGGATTTATAGCATACAACGATTTTCTAGCAAAGTTTGACGTAATGTTGAGGTGAGAGGTTTAAAGAATTTGGTAGTTCTAGGAGATGAAGAATCTTGGAGCTTGTCCAATGACGATAATAGCAATGCTAGTTTGAACAAGTATCTTCTTGTAAGAAAATTAtgagtattttcaaaatatatatatatatttcaggccAGAGACTGCAGA contains:
- the LOC120331171 gene encoding EF-hand calcium-binding domain-containing protein 6-like isoform X2 — protein: MALHVANKMLPVISHPLSRLGSRESLSVFGSGNFRDGSQSADPALNRNINGDVEQARNILNRCNTSQDSRRAATEEVLFHLQEKFHPATLPSVRKLFRANDPKGEGRVPKEAFSRVLWQLYGYLTTRQIQNVLQRLDLDKQDCISFDDFHTQLRSFGSGGEPVKSVSNWVKAVNSLSANHARSLPATNERASLPPSTSRSVRSARGSRPDISDSATTCWNTLREKVQKEDFDPEHVFPSVCLGEGAFVVPAQFHECLRRLKIAATDDDVAKIYRRMDGASPYAVHTKRLFELLGLDPDTGRYMKVKPQSRHAQITPPKTPSTGSRTSDREPDLKRPRTSHGAKEYEERPISVARPRTSLDRSRIYDGDILQLISKKLEEGQSQLQRALQARDCHEKGELTKADLRFALAELGLPIKATDLEHFLVRNGLRRKDQRVNYKLLMRRLQTRSNRGLLHKVMRNLDHTFHRGVPNVSPGGVSAPVLEAILLDSFQHEFLELLAVMKHRDSEGTGILSLTDFRTALQSRFSVIFTEEAWEVFVASPFIKLVPPPPGSHGKDGFIAYNDFLAKFDVMLRPETADEDDPWLKQNVENEYSHLLEHKRKYLIGMAADPGDHTLRHDPRPLNELEKVLVDVFLNKFQTMKKEYDLIVREDFCRIDKEKFDYIMFRCGFILTASELSRLWLSLPITRPIESMSFPGLLRHVIKLHYTASKHGRFSMQTSDLIVVSYILDKMRQEVAAHWSILKKKLRFLDPMGTSRIPKEDMLQLVRGLRPNIIDLELHYMVEMLESRIPGKTNYFKFMEFFTKPASRQSSRQSTVSKSTPEPVLSDTTSVIALRPGPPPVPTRQHNFVYKRKPRPPFVSLRNAPTVPVFKRITRHELEVRGPKPYPHRYDDENAFRAGFAGKENAPPTFARVPPKQIPSLRRSLRKADFSDRGKLPVNTFRKVLQEYGVTFRDPNDLYHFLRHYDTKLSDQVSYERFLQNIANVA
- the LOC120331171 gene encoding uncharacterized protein LOC120331171 isoform X1, with amino-acid sequence MALHVANKMLPVISHPLSRLGSRESLSVFGSGNFRDGSQSADPALNRNINGDVEQARNILNRCNTSQDSRRAATEEVLFHLQEKFHPATLPSVRKLFRANDPKGEGRVPKEAFSRVLWQLYGYLTTRQIQNVLQRLDLDKQDCISFDDFHTQLRSFGSGGEPVKSVSNWVKAVNSLSANHARSLPATNERASLPPSTSRSVRSARGSRPDISDSATTCWNTLREKVQKEDFDPEHVFPSVCLGEGAFVVPAQFHECLRRLKIAATDDDVAKIYRRMDGASPYAVHTKRLFELLGLDPDTGRYMKVKPQSRHAQITPPKTPSTGSRTSDREPDLKRPRTSHGAKEYEERPISVARPRTSLDRSRIYDGDILQLISKKLEEGQSQLQRALQARDCHEKGELTKADLRFALAELGLPIKATDLEHFLVRNGLRRKDQRVNYKLLMRRLQTRSNRGLLHKVMRNLDHTFHRGVPNVSPGGVSAPVLEAILLDSFQHEFLELLAVMKHRDSEGTGILSLTDFRTALQSRFSVIFTEEAWEVFVASPFIKLVPPPPGSHGKDGFIAYNDFLAKFDVMLRPETADEDDPWLKQNVENEYSHLLEHKRKYLIGMAADPGDHTLRHDPRPLNELEKVLVDVFLNKFQTMKKEYDLIVREDFCRIDKEKFDYIMFRCGFILTASELSRLWLSLPITRPIESMSFPGLLRHVIKLHYTASKHGRFSMQTSDLIVVSYILDKMRQEVAAHWSILKKKLRFLDPMGTSRIPKEDMLQLVRGLRPNIIDLELHYMVEMLESRIPGKTNYFKFMEFFTKPASRQSSRQSTVSKSTPEPVLSDTTSVIALRPGPPPVPTRQHNFVYKRKPRPPFVSLRNAPTVPVFKRITRHELEVRGPKPYPHRYDDENAFRAGFAGKENDQHLSIDEASKIYRANVASLVRHPPSINSSVPSSAPPTFARVPPKQIPSLRRSLRKADFSDRGKLPVNTFRKVLQEYGVTFRDPNDLYHFLRHYDTKLSDQVSYERFLQNIANVA